TAAGCGCTTAAATTCCCAAATCGCAGAAATGGAGGCCAGATTAGCCGCTCAAAAAAAGTTTGAATTTGGAAATTGGGTGCAAAAAGTTTTAACCTACTTTGGACTTGGAAAATAAGGTTTACTATTTTTGTCAAACCGGCTTACATTTGAATACGGGACTATGAATTTTATTTTAATCTGTGAATCCTCTTACCATCAAATATGAAAAAGCAAAAACTCACTGAAGAAGAAATCAACCAAAAAATTGAAGAATTAAAACTTGGTTTAGAAGGTTTGACTGTTGCTGAAGAAAATGATTCTAAGGCTATGGTCCATATTCATAAAGAACTGGCTGAACAGTACTCAAATCTTTCGGAATATGCCCAAGCCATTATTCATTTAGATTCAGCCTTGCAAATTGTTGAAAGTACGTCTGAAATTGAAGATGAGAAAGGAGAATTGTTGTACGAACTTGCTGTTGCGCATCATCGTCTTCAGGAAGATTATCCAAAAGCTATGGAATTTGCTTTACAAGCGCTTGAATTATTTCAGTCAGCGCATAAAAACGGTAAGCTTTCTAATGTTTATCAGCGAATTGGACTTATACATATTTCTGAAAGCAATTGGGATGCCGCTTTAGAAGCGTTGGAACAGTCGGTAGAATGGGCAGAAAAATTAGAAAACTGGGATGACCTTGGAGGGACTTATGCAACTATTGCTGATATCTACCGAATTCAAAATCAACATCAAGAAGCGTTAGAGTACTACAAACTATCTATCTCAAATTATGAGAAAAACGATTCCTTTTCCTATTTGGGTGCGATTTACCAGATTATAGCCGAAATAATGGCTTTTCACAACAAAACAGATAAGGCTGTAAAAAGTTATCAGGAAGCTTCGGCTAATTTTACAAACGCCGAAAACTTTGACGAAGCCGGTATTTGTTTGGCATTGGCTGCTAAATTATGGGTTCCGAAAGAGCAATTCAAAGAAGCAATATCCTTGTATCAATTGGCAATTGAAAAGTTTACTCAATCTCCTAACCCCTACGAAACTGCTTCCTGCTATATTCAGATTGCCGGTATCTATGAAGAACAAAAAAAATGGGCTGAGGCTGTTTCCACTTACGAAACTGCCCGACCTTTTGCCATTGAGTCGGGTGATGAAGTATTACAGGATACCATTGACGAAAGTGTAGCTCATGCAAACGAGCAGGAACAAATACAAGCCTCTAAACCCTTATCTGAAGGAAAAGGCTTTTTTGATAAATTGAAAAATTTTTGGGGGAAATAGCCTGACAAACTTCGATGGAAAGCAGTTTTACACTGTCTTATTCGGGAACTTCTATGTCAGTACTTAAAGCAATATTCCGGCAAAAAGTCAGATTCTTTTTTGTTATTGTACTGCCAATTGTCAGACAAACCGGATACACTCCGGGTTGCTTGTAAGTATATTCAGGATTGCGTTGACGGCTGGTTTTACCATCGCCAAAATCCCAGCCAAATGAATCGTAATTTCCGACTGAGGTATTGATAAACTGAAGGGTTAAATCGTCTGTAGAGTAAGAAAAACTGCAATCTAAGGAATGTTCTATTTCAAGACAGGGTCCGGGAATCCAATAATATACCCCGTGATAGTTTTCGGCAAAACAAGCATTCATATAGGTCTGATTATCACAACCACAGACAGGGTCCCAGGAAACATCGCATAGGTTTTCATCAATTATTTCAATATTCTTACATTTTTTTGCAACTACCTTCTGTGAACTATTCTCAACTATAGTCAGACAGGTATAGTAAGAACCCATTGTCGGATACGTATATTCCAGCACTTTTTCAGTTGTTTTTGTGCCATCACTGAAATCCCACACATACGTATGCTGCTTGGCAAATTCCGGTGTATTCGGGTTGTTGTTTTCATAACGCACAGTTAATCCTGAAACCGTATATTCATAGTCGGTATTCAGTTTTTGCACTGAATTTTTTAATGAGTCTGTCCCTATTTGTTTTATTAATTTCTCACCTCCCTCACAAGTCTTTGTCATATCATTATTTATCCCTCCGGATAATTCGGGAAAGGTGCTACATTCAAATGCATTCAATCTGAAAGTAGTCCATAAAATAAATGATATTCCTATTAGCTTATTCATATAAAGACGATGGTAGCAAGGTTTAAATCTCTAAAGACAAGGCAATGACTAAACATAGTTGATGTTTCTACAAAAAACAAGCCAACAATCAGACTTCTATATTCTGTTTTCGTCACACTTTTTGTTCATTTATTAATCGAAAATTTAGGGCAAAAGGTTGCTTGCCCGGTTAAATATCTGTTTTTTTGACTGTTTTACTTTTATCCTCTCTGGGTCGTTGTTCTTTTAATTCAAAATAAAAGCCATTTTTTACCATTTCTTCATACTTGTTTTTGTCAAAACGGTATAACCTTGCAGCCCTGTGCGAAACTTCTTTTTGAAACTCATCCAACTCGCTCAGTATTCCCATGTTCAAAATTTTTTTTCTAAAATTTCGCTTGTCCAGTGGCTGTTCCAAAATAGTTTCATATAGTTTCTGAAGGGCGGAGAGAGTGAATTTTTCGGGCAGCAGTTCAAACCCAATTGGTTGGTAACTAACTTTTCCGCGAATACGCTGTAATCCGGTTTCCAGAATTTTATGATGGTCAAAAGCTAAATGGGGCAGATTGTTGACCGGAAACCAATGAACATTTTTTGCGTCCGAAGCGGCTTGAATGATTTTGTCTGCCTGTGCTACCAAAGCATAATAGGCAACAGAGATAACTCTGCCTCTTGGATCGCGGTTTGGGCTTCCAAAAGTGTAAAGTTGTTCCAAAAAAACATCGGTCATGCCCGTTTCTTCTTCTAATTCCCGCAAAGCGGCGGTTTCAATTTCCTCGTTCATGTCCACAAAACCTCCGGGCAAAGCCCAGTCATTCTTAAACGGGTCGGCACCCCTTTGAATGAGCAATACTTTCAGGTCTGATTCTGTGGGGTCGAAACCAAAAACCACACAATCTACTGTTACTGCCGGTCGTGGATATTCATAGGTATAGGGCATTACAACTTTTGGTTTACTGCTTAACCATAAAGCAAATAGCTTTAATTTAAACGGCAAAATTACGATTTTTATCGGGATTGTGTTTTTAACCGTACCAACCTATTCCGCACTTTTTCAGGATATTGCCCATCTATATCGTATCAGTTTGGTTAACCAAACATGCACAGAAGAATTTTGTCCAAAAAAATGCAACTGTTGACAACTATTTAACCAACAAAAACCGAAATTTTCAATTTGCTTTTTGTGAAAATGACCACTCAGTTTTTACCACAGACCATCAGGTAATCGGATAAAGTTGTTGGAACAAAATATTTATTCTCTACTTTTGTGTAACATAAACGAGAAAAACGGCAGTAATGAATAGTCAGGAATTGATTGAAAAAATCCGGGCAGGCAATGTAGATGCCATCATACATGTTCAAAAGGCGGTGTTCCCTAACCTTAAACAAACCCTTCAAAAAAGGAAAGTGAATGCCGACACAGCAGACGAAGTATGTTGGTTGGCTTGGGAAGCCTTTTATCAGAATTGTCAAAAACCGGATTTTACCTTGAGCGGCAATTGGATAGGCTATGTGTATAATATAGGAATGAATATTTTCAATAAAAAACGGGAACGTTCTATTGAGTTGAAAACGGAATCTGATTTAAACAAAGAACAAAGTGCCAATTTCTGGGACGTACTTTTATCAAATACGGAAGATTTTGAAAACATAAATGATGCAGACATGACTGCCGGTGTTTTGAGAAAAAAAATATTTGATGCCTGTTTAAATTTTTTAAAGGAAGATTGCCGCATCATATTTAGAATGTCTTATTGGGAAAACAAAAGTTCAGACGATATCGCTTTAATTTTAAACACAACCAATACCAATACCCGGCAAAGAAAAGCAAGATGTCTGGAAGCGATGAGAAAAAAAATGACTGAGACCGGAATTTTCGATGAACTGTGCAATTTTGAACCTCTTTTTTAACCACTCCATTAACTAAAAAAATAAAACCCATGAACTATAACCATCCTTTTGAAATGATAGAGGCTTATCTGAAAGGAGAACTCAGCCCATCTGAAAAAACAGATTTAGAACAAAGGCTGAAAACAGATTCTGAATGGAGGAAGGAAGTCTTAACCTTAAAATTTATACAACAGGTATTTCAACGTTTTCCGCTTTTATCGGCACAGGAAATAGTCAACCGCTTAGGTGAAGATTTTTATGACCGAAAAGAACAAGACCTGAAACCGACTGAACCAACTTATAGTTTGGAAGATTTGCTCGACCTTTTTCGCCCTATCGAACATTTGGAATTAGAAATGGTAAGTCGAAGCAATAATACTCAACAAGATAGCCTTCAAAATAGGATAGTTTTTCCATTACCGGAAATAGATTGTTCCGGCAATCAATTGATTTTTGAAATTTTTCCTCCGGTCGAAGCAACTCTTGAGGTTGTCGTACATGATAATCTTGAGCAGATTATTGAAATCGGCAATGCAGTTTTTTTGCCTGAAACAGAACATCAAACCATCCAACTTCCGTCAAACATGTTGCCGGGCAGATATTATTGGCAAATTTCAGCGACAGATTTTGAGGCGCAAGCCCGATATGGTTCGGCAACCGGTTCATTTTTTATCCGTAAAGACCTGATGCCTGAAGGGGAGTAAATGGGTTGGGAACAAAAACAAGAAGTAAAGCCATTGCTTACCTGCCCATCAAGACAAATCCGCTCCAATAGGAAGGCGGATATTGACGATAAACCATATCTGATTTTGCCATTTTAAGGGCTTTGGGATATGGAAAACCTTCTAAAATATATTTATACAAAATCTGGGCTAATTGACTGGTCGGATTGTCCAAAACTTTGAAAAGCGTGTATATAATATTATGTGCGCCTGCATACAAAAAACCGCGGTTCAACGCCATCATACCCTCTCCTTCATTTTGTTTACCCAATCCTGTTTCACAACAACTCAACACCAATAAACCTGCTTTTAACTGAAGTTGAAAAATATCGTTGAGATAAAGTACCGGTTTTTCCATGTTCGATTCGGGTGAAAACAGAATACCAGTCAAATCCGGAAACTGATCATTGTAATCACTATGAGCGGCAATATGGACAAAATGATAATTGCCCGCTTCTGCCAAAAAATTGGAAATGGTCGCCTGTTCGTGCATAAAAAGGGTAGCAGTTAATCTGTTTTGTAGAAAAATTGATTGAATTCCAAGTAATTCATTTTCAGATTCAGGTAGTGAGTCAAACTCTTTATCTCCAATTTTTATAGAACGGTATTTTATTGATTTGTTCGACAAATCAGAAAGCGCATGAAGATTTTCCACCGGGTTTCCGGTTCGCTTGTCATCATTATGGGATTGTTTATCAGTATAAACGGGGGCAAAGCCTATAAAATTAGCGTTGTTTGATGGGTGGCTGAGATTTTCAACCAAAGGGCGGGTTCTGTAATAATGCCATAAAGTAGCAGAAAAATGGTATTGAATATCGAATTTCATCAGCAAATAAGGATAGTCAAAACTACCTTTAGCTGCAACGGGATGTGTTAGCAGTGCTTCAAACGGAAGTTTGGTCAATATTCCATCCGGTATAATAACTAAGGTATCGGTTGAGTTTGGGGGTAATTTTTCAAGTGCGTTTTGTAACAGAATTTGGTAAAGCACATATCCCTGATGTACGTAATTGCGGTTATTATAATTTTCGATGTTTCGGACAAAAGCCGCAATCAGAGCTTCGAACTTAGGGGGTTTATCTATCTGAAAAACGGTTTGATGGCAGAATGCGTTATTGTCTGGAGTAAGTATATCGGACGAAACAAACAAGCATATATAAATATAAGTTTCCCCAACAAAAAATTCGAGCAATGCTGTTCGGGCAGGAAGCCGGATTTGTTGAGCAGTAACTGTTTGAGTCTGATATTTAAGTTGAAAATAATCGGGATAATCTGCTTCAAAACTTTTTAACAAAGAGGCATAATGTTGTTTGAAATCAAACAGACTGCTTTTCCACTCCATCAAAACCGGAATGTTTTTGTCGTCTTCTTTTTCATATTGTGTTTCAGCGATCCTTTTTTCTAAAAAATTGATTTCGACCCTTAACCGTTGTTCTTCTTCTTTCAAATGCAAAGGAATTCCGGCGGTTTGTTGGGCGTGTCGCTCCTTAATGGCAGCAAACAGCAGCACCGCTTTACATTTTTCGGCATAAACAAAAATATAGTTCAAAGCCTCATTTGGATGAGGCAGTTCCAAATCCGGGTGAATTTGTTTCAACCGGAAAAAAGCAGATTCCAAAGGAGGTTTCATCTGCAAATCGTTCCAAAAAAGATTGACTTGCCAGTTAACATTAATGGCTTGATCATAAATATTTTTTGCTTTTTCTGATAAAATCAGTTTGCTCCCTTCTGCCTGATAGCTTCCTCTCATTTGGTCAATCAATTGAATTGCATGATGAAAAGTATGGTAGGCTGCAAGCAAATGAAGTATGGGTTTGAGATTATTGGTCTTGAAAATATCAAAATGAGCTTCGGCTTTTCTGACCAAGGCATCCAATAGAACAGGGGCGTTACTGTAATCCCTGATAGTGGGGTTGTGAAATGGGTCGGGATCGGAATAGTCTGAAAACAGGCAATTCATAGCTTGATGAAAACATTGGAGCGGGTCCTTACCCAGTTTATTCAAACACAATCCGAGGTTCAAATATGAAACTGCCGTATCGGAATGTTTTTCACCTAAAACCTGAAGTCTTATTTTTAAAGAGCGTTCAAAATATTCAATGGCTTTTTTGTAATTATTTTTCCCTTCATAACAAGCTCCCAGATTGTTGTAACATTCTGCTACCAAAGGATGATTTTCGCCAAACGCAAAAAGCAATATGCTCAAGGCGCGTTTATGGAAATAGATGGCTTTATCAAAATCGCCTTTTTTTTCGTGACAAATGCCTACATTGTTATAGTTCATAGCAATTTCAGGATGCCGGCTGTCGAAGGCTTTTTTTCTGATTTTAAGCGATTTTTTATAGTATAAAACAGATTCATCAAAATTCTTCATGCTTTCATAGCAAACGCCCATGTTATTGTAGCTCATTGCAGTTAAAAGGTGTTGCTCACCATTCAAGGTCAAACGAATATTCAAAGCTCGTTCCATATATCTTACACCCAGGTCATAATCCCCTTTTTTGTGAAAACAGATACCCAGATTGTTATACCCGGATGCCACTAACGGATGTAAATTGCCAAAATGTTTTAGCCGAATATCCAAACAGGTTTCAAAATGACTGATGGCTTTATCCAGATAACCTTTTTCTACATAACATACCCCTAAATTATTATAACTGTGAGTAGTTTCATAATGATGTTCTCCAAGCTTATTTTGACGAATGTTCAGGGAGGTTTTAAAAAAACCGATGGCCTTGTCATAATCTCCCAAATTAAGGAGGGCTGCTCCGATATGATGGTAGCAATTTGCTGTGTGTAAATCATTTTCTCCCAACTGCTTCAAACTTGTTGACAGTGCTTTTTCTGCTGTTTCCAAAGCAATGGCGTTGGCTCCGGTGCGCCAATTACATTCACATTCAAGAATTAACATGTCTATATACGCTTCCCAATTTTCCTCAGCTTCCAACAAAGGAAGTAGCTGATGGCTTATTTCCAATGCTTTTGCGTATTGATTTCTATTAAACAACTGTTGAACAACTTCTATCTGTTCTTGAAGCATATCGCCTGAAATTTGATCCTACCCTACGAAGATGTCAATCAAAGATACAAAAATGTAAAAAATTTTCAGCCGGCATGTCACAATCCAATCAAAAGGGGTAGTAAGAGATAACTAACCCAAACAAACCTGCCAGAAAGCAACCAAAAAATTTAGAACAAGCAAAACCTAAACAAAATGAAAACGACTATTAACCACAACATTTCAATTTCAAAAAAACAATTTTCAACCCAAAATTTTCTAAGATTTATGAAAAACACAATTGCCCTGTTTGTATTTAGTTTTGCACTTTTATTTGCCGGCAACTTAACTGCCCAAAACAAAATTGGTAATACCGCCAATATGAAAGATGTTGAAGCCGATCTTAAATCACTTGATTTTGATGTCCAAAGTTTTTCAAATGAGTTAATCTATCAAGACAGCGAAGTTAAAGTTTTTGTTAAAACAGCCACTAACCAACCGAAACAGTACTACGCAGTCAATCAGTTTGGCGACATTGTTAACCTTGTTTTTGACGATTCTAAATCTCAAAATCCTACGGCAGCTTCGGCAAAAAAAGCAGGTTCCAACAAAACCCCTCTGACAAATACTCGCCCACCGATTAAATGCAAATGTGTGAAAAAAGATCCTGCAACCGGACTATGCACGGAATATGAATGTAAAGCCGGCGATGTGAAATTCTAAATCCATTAAAATCTCATATAAAACACGCTCTTTGTTTTCCTGAAAAAAGGGCGTGTTTTTTTTTAAACAAAAACCAATTACTTAATTCACAAATTAAACAATTCCAAAAAATGAAAACTTCAATTTTATATCTCTCTGTTTTGTGTTGTCTTTTTATCTTTTGTGCTTCCAATGTTTTTGCTCAGGCAAAGAAACAAACAGAATTAGGTCCTAATAAAGAATGCGGAAGTTGTGGAGAAGGCTGTATCAGCTGCACTGTTTGTGATGACAAAGAAATGAAAACCAACTGTAAAGAATACATCTGTGATACCGCAGGAAATTGTGATGAATTGCCAAAATCTAAATCTAAATTTTATGATTTTAACAATACAGAAATGATACAATCAAACACTGAACAAATCAACACAACCAAAACTTCCCCCGTAAACATCAACTATGTTTCAAAGAATGCAATAAGCAAAAAAACCTTAAATAAAAGCAATACAACTGTAAATGTTATCCAAAAAGGAGCATTAAAAGAGGGGTTGAACATCATTGCCGTTGATAAATCAAAAACCCTGGAAATTGTACAACAAAGCGGTCAAATTGTATCCATGTTTACAGTTAATAACCAAATTAAAAGCAACGATTTAATTGCCGATATTAATACGGCAAAAGCACAAAGCATGAAAACTGCCGGCGGAAAAGGGTTAAGTTTTTCTTGTGGTTTATTTGCTTGTGGTTGCGAAAATAAAGCCGATTGTAAAGATATGTTAGAAACTGTTTGTGGCGGAACTGTCTGGTGTGACTTAGAGATCGAAAAATGTTTTTGTCTTAGGTTTTAACAAACTGATATAGTAGTATCAAAAATTTAAATAACTAAAACTCTTATCAAAACTTTAACACTAAACCACTATGAATGATTTAACCATCATAGTGGTTTTGTT
This is a stretch of genomic DNA from Sphingobacteriales bacterium. It encodes these proteins:
- a CDS encoding tetratricopeptide repeat protein, producing MKKQKLTEEEINQKIEELKLGLEGLTVAEENDSKAMVHIHKELAEQYSNLSEYAQAIIHLDSALQIVESTSEIEDEKGELLYELAVAHHRLQEDYPKAMEFALQALELFQSAHKNGKLSNVYQRIGLIHISESNWDAALEALEQSVEWAEKLENWDDLGGTYATIADIYRIQNQHQEALEYYKLSISNYEKNDSFSYLGAIYQIIAEIMAFHNKTDKAVKSYQEASANFTNAENFDEAGICLALAAKLWVPKEQFKEAISLYQLAIEKFTQSPNPYETASCYIQIAGIYEEQKKWAEAVSTYETARPFAIESGDEVLQDTIDESVAHANEQEQIQASKPLSEGKGFFDKLKNFWGK
- a CDS encoding CHAT domain-containing protein, whose protein sequence is MLQEQIEVVQQLFNRNQYAKALEISHQLLPLLEAEENWEAYIDMLILECECNWRTGANAIALETAEKALSTSLKQLGENDLHTANCYHHIGAALLNLGDYDKAIGFFKTSLNIRQNKLGEHHYETTHSYNNLGVCYVEKGYLDKAISHFETCLDIRLKHFGNLHPLVASGYNNLGICFHKKGDYDLGVRYMERALNIRLTLNGEQHLLTAMSYNNMGVCYESMKNFDESVLYYKKSLKIRKKAFDSRHPEIAMNYNNVGICHEKKGDFDKAIYFHKRALSILLFAFGENHPLVAECYNNLGACYEGKNNYKKAIEYFERSLKIRLQVLGEKHSDTAVSYLNLGLCLNKLGKDPLQCFHQAMNCLFSDYSDPDPFHNPTIRDYSNAPVLLDALVRKAEAHFDIFKTNNLKPILHLLAAYHTFHHAIQLIDQMRGSYQAEGSKLILSEKAKNIYDQAINVNWQVNLFWNDLQMKPPLESAFFRLKQIHPDLELPHPNEALNYIFVYAEKCKAVLLFAAIKERHAQQTAGIPLHLKEEEQRLRVEINFLEKRIAETQYEKEDDKNIPVLMEWKSSLFDFKQHYASLLKSFEADYPDYFQLKYQTQTVTAQQIRLPARTALLEFFVGETYIYICLFVSSDILTPDNNAFCHQTVFQIDKPPKFEALIAAFVRNIENYNNRNYVHQGYVLYQILLQNALEKLPPNSTDTLVIIPDGILTKLPFEALLTHPVAAKGSFDYPYLLMKFDIQYHFSATLWHYYRTRPLVENLSHPSNNANFIGFAPVYTDKQSHNDDKRTGNPVENLHALSDLSNKSIKYRSIKIGDKEFDSLPESENELLGIQSIFLQNRLTATLFMHEQATISNFLAEAGNYHFVHIAAHSDYNDQFPDLTGILFSPESNMEKPVLYLNDIFQLQLKAGLLVLSCCETGLGKQNEGEGMMALNRGFLYAGAHNIIYTLFKVLDNPTSQLAQILYKYILEGFPYPKALKMAKSDMVYRQYPPSYWSGFVLMGR
- a CDS encoding PKD domain-containing protein, which translates into the protein MNKLIGISFILWTTFRLNAFECSTFPELSGGINNDMTKTCEGGEKLIKQIGTDSLKNSVQKLNTDYEYTVSGLTVRYENNNPNTPEFAKQHTYVWDFSDGTKTTEKVLEYTYPTMGSYYTCLTIVENSSQKVVAKKCKNIEIIDENLCDVSWDPVCGCDNQTYMNACFAENYHGVYYWIPGPCLEIEHSLDCSFSYSTDDLTLQFINTSVGNYDSFGWDFGDGKTSRQRNPEYTYKQPGVYPVCLTIGSTITKKNLTFCRNIALSTDIEVPE
- a CDS encoding sigma-70 family RNA polymerase sigma factor, with amino-acid sequence MNSQELIEKIRAGNVDAIIHVQKAVFPNLKQTLQKRKVNADTADEVCWLAWEAFYQNCQKPDFTLSGNWIGYVYNIGMNIFNKKRERSIELKTESDLNKEQSANFWDVLLSNTEDFENINDADMTAGVLRKKIFDACLNFLKEDCRIIFRMSYWENKSSDDIALILNTTNTNTRQRKARCLEAMRKKMTETGIFDELCNFEPLF
- a CDS encoding NUDIX hydrolase, yielding MPYTYEYPRPAVTVDCVVFGFDPTESDLKVLLIQRGADPFKNDWALPGGFVDMNEEIETAALRELEEETGMTDVFLEQLYTFGSPNRDPRGRVISVAYYALVAQADKIIQAASDAKNVHWFPVNNLPHLAFDHHKILETGLQRIRGKVSYQPIGFELLPEKFTLSALQKLYETILEQPLDKRNFRKKILNMGILSELDEFQKEVSHRAARLYRFDKNKYEEMVKNGFYFELKEQRPREDKSKTVKKTDI